In Streptococcus parasuis, the following proteins share a genomic window:
- the murT gene encoding lipid II isoglutaminyl synthase subunit MurT, with translation MKINTLLGIAAGKSSQFILKKLGRGTTLPGKIALKFDKHILDSLAKDYEVVVITGTNGKTLTTALTVGILQEAFGEITTNTSGANMITGITATFLSAKKNKNGKKIAVLEIDEASLARVTDFIKPSLIVFTNIFRDQMDRYGEIYTTYQMILDGAAKAPQATILANGDSPLFNSTSVINPVKYYGFATEEHEPRLAHYNTEGVLCPHCHQIIQYKLNTYANLGNYICTNCGFSRPELDYKLTELKEITNTSSTFVIDGQDYKINIGGLYNIYNALAAVSVAEFFGVAPEKIKAGFDKSKAVFGRQETFKLGDKDCTLVLIKNPVGATQAIEMMKLAPYDFSLSVLLNANYADGIDTSWIWDADFEQITQMDIPQVFAGGVRSSEIARRLRVTGFPENQIAETPKLEDIVSLIEQSSSQHAYILATYTAMLEFRDLLAQRQAVGKEMK, from the coding sequence ATGAAAATAAATACATTACTAGGGATTGCAGCAGGGAAATCCAGTCAATTTATCTTAAAAAAACTTGGACGTGGAACGACCCTTCCTGGCAAAATTGCCCTCAAATTCGATAAACATATTTTAGATAGTTTAGCTAAGGATTATGAAGTTGTCGTCATTACTGGAACAAATGGCAAGACGTTGACAACCGCATTAACAGTTGGAATTCTCCAAGAAGCATTTGGAGAAATCACAACCAACACAAGTGGTGCCAATATGATTACCGGGATTACAGCCACTTTTTTGTCAGCTAAGAAAAATAAGAATGGCAAAAAAATTGCTGTCTTGGAAATTGACGAAGCCAGCCTTGCACGTGTTACAGACTTTATTAAACCAAGCTTAATCGTTTTTACCAATATCTTCCGTGATCAAATGGATCGCTACGGTGAAATTTATACAACCTATCAGATGATTTTGGACGGGGCAGCCAAGGCTCCTCAAGCAACTATATTGGCAAATGGTGATAGCCCGCTCTTCAATTCAACTTCTGTTATCAATCCAGTTAAATACTACGGTTTTGCAACGGAAGAGCATGAGCCACGACTGGCCCATTACAATACTGAAGGCGTTCTTTGCCCACATTGCCACCAGATTATCCAGTACAAGCTCAATACCTATGCTAACTTAGGAAACTATATTTGTACCAACTGTGGCTTTAGCAGACCTGAGCTGGACTACAAGTTGACTGAGTTAAAGGAAATTACCAATACTTCTTCTACGTTCGTGATTGATGGTCAAGACTATAAAATCAATATCGGTGGTTTATACAATATTTATAATGCTCTTGCAGCAGTCAGTGTCGCTGAATTTTTCGGTGTTGCACCGGAAAAAATCAAGGCCGGTTTTGATAAATCTAAGGCAGTGTTTGGTCGCCAAGAAACCTTTAAGTTAGGAGATAAGGATTGCACACTTGTCCTTATCAAAAATCCAGTAGGTGCAACTCAAGCCATTGAAATGATGAAATTGGCCCCATATGACTTTAGTTTGTCAGTCCTACTTAACGCCAACTACGCTGACGGTATTGATACCAGCTGGATTTGGGATGCAGACTTTGAGCAAATAACCCAAATGGACATTCCACAAGTGTTTGCTGGTGGGGTTCGTTCATCAGAGATTGCCCGTCGCCTACGTGTGACTGGTTTTCCTGAAAACCAGATTGCTGAAACACCTAAACTGGAAGACATCGTGAGCTTAATAGAGCAATCTAGTAGCCAACACGCCTATATATTGGCTACATATACAGCTATGTTGGAATTTCGTGACCTACTCGCTCAGCGTCAAGCCGTTGGAAAGGAGATGAAATAA
- the gatD gene encoding lipid II isoglutaminyl synthase subunit GatD — MVYTSLKSPDKDYQYDLHIAHLYGDLMNTYGDNGNILMLKYVAEKLGARVQVDIVSLTDEFDKDFYDIAFFGGGQDYEQSILAKDLPTKKDSLADFIENDGVMLAICGGFQLLGQYYIEAGGRKIDGLGILGHYTLNQTNNRYIGDIKIHNDEFNETYYGFENHQGRTFLADNQKPLGNVVYGNGNNKEDGGEGMHYKNTFGSYFHGPILSRNANLAYRLVTTALRKKYGQDIPLASYADILSKEVAEEYGDVKSKAEFEK, encoded by the coding sequence ATGGTCTATACCTCTTTAAAAAGCCCTGATAAAGACTATCAATACGATCTCCATATCGCTCACCTTTACGGCGACTTGATGAATACCTATGGTGATAATGGCAATATTCTTATGCTCAAATATGTTGCTGAAAAGCTGGGGGCGCGAGTTCAGGTGGACATCGTTTCCCTGACAGATGAATTTGACAAGGATTTCTACGACATCGCCTTTTTCGGCGGTGGACAGGACTATGAACAATCTATTCTTGCAAAAGATTTACCAACTAAAAAAGACAGCCTGGCAGACTTCATCGAAAACGATGGTGTCATGCTAGCCATATGTGGAGGATTCCAATTACTCGGTCAATATTATATTGAAGCAGGTGGACGTAAAATTGACGGTTTAGGCATTTTAGGTCATTATACACTCAACCAGACTAATAATCGCTATATTGGGGATATCAAAATTCATAATGATGAATTTAATGAGACCTACTATGGATTTGAAAATCACCAAGGTCGAACTTTCTTGGCTGATAATCAGAAACCGCTAGGTAATGTTGTCTATGGTAATGGGAACAACAAGGAAGATGGAGGAGAGGGTATGCATTACAAAAATACCTTTGGTAGCTACTTCCATGGTCCCATCTTGTCTCGCAATGCCAACTTAGCGTATCGGTTAGTCACAACAGCTCTCCGTAAAAAATATGGTCAAGACATCCCACTTGCAAGCTACGCAGACATTCTCAGTAAAGAAGTTGCTGAAGAATACGGCGATGTTAAAAGCAAAGCAGAATTTGAAAAGTAA